The Desulfosporosinus acidiphilus SJ4 genome has a window encoding:
- a CDS encoding CaiB/BaiF CoA transferase family protein has product MALPLEGIKVLDLSRYLPGPLATQILADFGAEVIKIEEPKGELGRYLPPLINDTSARFYTVNRNKKSVSLNLKHPEGKKIFKKMVANADVVLDQFRPDVMNKLGLGYESLKEINPRIIYCILTGYGLTGPMRNAAGHDINYLNTAGVTELMGTTGGPPAMCGVQIADTAGGSLYSVIAILLALAARGKTGKGQLCDVAMMDGAISLLAYTIGEWSGGNGDLPIRGGELLTGGYATYNNYKCKDSKFVSLGAVESKFWAGFCKKLGLEEFIPLQLEKSSQTKVKNSIEKIMLTKTRDEWVEFFSDSDICFTPILTLDEMVKHPQVLARKMVHTLADFQGSGKDIVCTGVPIKLSETPGEAKMNFARIGENTDELLQAIGYGLEQIEQLRREGIV; this is encoded by the coding sequence ATGGCTTTACCCTTAGAAGGTATTAAGGTATTAGACTTATCTAGGTACTTGCCCGGCCCTTTGGCAACCCAAATCTTAGCTGATTTCGGGGCAGAGGTTATTAAAATCGAGGAGCCTAAAGGCGAATTAGGTCGATACTTACCTCCATTGATAAACGATACAAGTGCTCGATTTTATACGGTAAACCGCAATAAAAAAAGTGTAAGTTTAAATTTAAAACATCCGGAAGGGAAAAAGATATTTAAAAAAATGGTAGCCAATGCTGATGTTGTTTTAGACCAATTCAGACCTGATGTCATGAATAAGCTTGGTCTGGGGTATGAGAGTTTAAAGGAGATAAATCCTCGTATCATTTATTGTATTCTTACAGGCTATGGTTTAACTGGTCCGATGCGTAACGCAGCTGGTCACGATATAAACTATCTTAATACCGCCGGGGTTACGGAGTTAATGGGTACAACCGGTGGACCTCCTGCAATGTGCGGAGTACAAATAGCTGATACCGCTGGAGGCAGCCTTTATTCTGTGATAGCCATTTTGCTTGCTCTAGCAGCTAGAGGAAAAACGGGTAAAGGTCAGCTTTGTGACGTAGCCATGATGGACGGAGCTATTAGTCTTTTAGCCTACACTATAGGTGAATGGTCGGGGGGGAATGGAGACCTGCCGATACGCGGTGGGGAATTGTTGACCGGTGGATATGCGACTTACAATAATTATAAGTGCAAAGATAGTAAATTTGTAAGTTTAGGAGCAGTCGAGAGCAAATTTTGGGCTGGATTCTGTAAGAAGCTTGGCCTTGAGGAATTTATTCCTTTGCAGCTGGAAAAATCCAGTCAAACGAAAGTTAAGAATTCCATTGAAAAGATAATGCTCACAAAGACTCGTGACGAATGGGTAGAATTTTTCTCCGATTCTGATATATGTTTTACTCCAATACTGACTCTGGATGAAATGGTCAAACACCCTCAAGTTTTGGCGCGAAAGATGGTTCACACTTTGGCTGATTTCCAAGGATCAGGTAAAGACATCGTATGTACAGGAGTTCCCATAAAACTTTCTGAGACCCCTGGTGAAGCTAAAATGAATTTCGCTAGAATTGGAGAAAATACTGATGAACTCTTACAAGCTATAGGTTATGGCCTCGAACAGATTGAACAACTTCGAAGAGAGGGTATAGTCTAA
- a CDS encoding GH3 auxin-responsive promoter family protein: MNIINPNTGRDFVTDAISFKAKFEKETMAVEQTCKEVLKEIIEINKNTQFGKGHNFSCIKDEEQYKSNVPLSVYSDFQSYVERMASGEENLLTSEAVVFFGLSSGTTGNQKLIPITERARKIRAMHMSLLTNGVLFEKFPQTQQFNKGLMMMSLSAVRKSKSGIPMGAGSSGNMRALQWLASITGTSPVEIFEEPNQQTANYIHLLFALKERDLLFLNAPLAPTLLALLHQLEHDWPSLIEDIRTGKIDRSIELTDQLRENLEHRIEPDEERAEELTKLFKEGFEQIAPKIWPKLLYVQCIAGGSFSVYIQKLQFYVGNTPIFTPAYNSTEALIGSCLWPGKQYYVLTPRTAYFEFIPTDNNAGIEALPIYKLELGNTYEIVLTNYCGLYRYRLGDVVKVVDFYHQCPVIEFQYRHGQLLNIAGEKSSEHAVFNALLETSMKLDCLLIDFTTTVNYDMHPGNYDFFVEIETTNNSYLTSFREILDESMKEANPIYKIMRDTGKINPINVKIVKNGTFEEFSKALRKKIGSKGPVKIPRLISDNTLICFLEESEIIK, from the coding sequence ATGAATATAATTAACCCAAACACTGGGAGGGATTTTGTAACGGATGCAATATCCTTCAAAGCGAAATTCGAAAAGGAAACAATGGCTGTAGAACAAACATGTAAAGAGGTTTTAAAGGAAATCATTGAAATCAATAAAAACACTCAATTTGGAAAAGGTCATAACTTTTCATGCATTAAAGATGAAGAGCAATACAAAAGTAATGTTCCATTATCCGTATATAGTGATTTTCAATCCTATGTGGAGCGAATGGCCAGTGGAGAGGAAAATTTACTAACATCGGAAGCCGTTGTTTTCTTCGGCCTTTCATCGGGAACGACGGGAAATCAAAAGCTTATACCGATTACTGAACGTGCCAGAAAGATTCGGGCAATGCATATGAGTCTTTTAACAAATGGAGTACTCTTTGAGAAATTCCCTCAAACACAACAATTCAATAAAGGATTAATGATGATGAGCTTATCTGCCGTGAGAAAATCGAAATCCGGTATTCCGATGGGGGCGGGATCGTCCGGTAATATGAGGGCCTTACAGTGGCTTGCTTCGATTACTGGGACTTCGCCTGTTGAAATATTCGAAGAACCAAACCAACAAACAGCAAATTATATACATCTTCTATTTGCATTAAAGGAAAGGGATTTATTATTTCTTAATGCCCCACTTGCACCAACGCTATTAGCATTGCTTCATCAATTAGAGCATGATTGGCCGAGTTTAATAGAAGATATTAGAACAGGAAAAATCGACAGGTCCATAGAATTAACGGATCAATTACGGGAAAATCTCGAACATCGCATTGAACCTGACGAAGAACGAGCTGAGGAACTAACTAAACTATTCAAAGAAGGCTTCGAGCAAATTGCCCCTAAGATCTGGCCCAAATTATTGTACGTTCAATGTATTGCCGGTGGTAGCTTTTCGGTCTATATCCAGAAGTTACAATTCTATGTAGGCAATACCCCTATTTTTACACCAGCCTATAATTCCACAGAGGCCTTAATAGGTTCGTGCCTTTGGCCGGGTAAACAGTATTATGTTCTTACACCAAGAACAGCCTATTTTGAATTCATCCCAACAGATAACAACGCCGGAATAGAAGCATTACCAATTTATAAATTGGAGCTTGGAAACACGTATGAAATCGTTTTGACGAATTACTGCGGTCTATATCGGTATCGTCTAGGTGATGTGGTTAAAGTTGTAGATTTCTATCATCAGTGTCCGGTAATCGAGTTTCAGTATAGACATGGCCAATTATTGAATATTGCCGGAGAGAAAAGTTCCGAACATGCAGTTTTTAATGCCCTTTTAGAGACTTCAATGAAATTGGATTGCTTGTTAATAGACTTTACGACAACTGTTAACTACGATATGCATCCAGGAAACTATGATTTCTTTGTCGAAATCGAAACCACCAATAATTCTTACTTAACTAGTTTCAGGGAGATACTTGATGAATCCATGAAAGAAGCAAACCCTATCTACAAAATCATGAGGGATACTGGGAAAATCAACCCCATTAACGTTAAAATTGTAAAGAATGGTACGTTTGAAGAATTTTCCAAAGCACTAAGGAAAAAGATTGGATCAAAAGGACCAGTAAAAATTCCTAGATTGATAAGTGATAATACGTTAATTTGTTTTTTAGAAGAATCTGAAATTATAAAATAA